A section of the Mycteria americana isolate JAX WOST 10 ecotype Jacksonville Zoo and Gardens chromosome 19, USCA_MyAme_1.0, whole genome shotgun sequence genome encodes:
- the LOC142418824 gene encoding adenylate cyclase type 10-like, with protein sequence MCVLCSCLRLFGELEVASLSHGLSSFTSGPGTDRRKEPKLSAFHLTPDPTDSRVACLRSSACFPEGALPRRGRKAFLWVVAVELLEVNVRQSFSAIRTLMARALGLQDCELCSDRQRMLQTKLRGTIEESSYCLLNDIFLVEFPVSDEVREMCETQRKTELHTTLAKVLEKTIGGEFGIFVIDNAHFIDSASWSIMSPVLRNVSLFMVVSLAPGYARTESFWKAAAGSTRSQKITCLHLDKLKPSAVVQKACQDLGVDTISRDLARFLIQRSSGIPYYCEELLRCLRCNNMLLFRTRRHGEKVEDNWESLIIEASPLAATSSSGAGNEGRVCFIRPDANLESAVLPATLKEIVLAQLDRIKLLKQMVLKFAAVIGPVFTTQLLSHILPAGIRHKMNCLLDMLVRDNILKWLKNPEVPEDVQGPPKGPATSLQAESGVGRPSPSKKTVERQSGVLAFCVLLLREAAYELWPESQRVALHRKCAAFLERYAHKCKSCSQGDFVAFHRFAVPSTQDGGSCQAPADQDDSRSWEALVLAGEELKRDRTHAAEGMLVAWRFLARSEQTTELPSKTDGKHNGARSCECKAIVESVLVPLARHYTAMGDAARAFYYLLECAAAYLHVSNSYMALVKLNEAEVLRNSVEEKANVIARFEEATFFSLKGEVCCHLGRMKLAKKMIREALSLLKRQFPRTSVGAFVESQAEELQCAAYVARRASSLPQEARKKRLAWLLRQSCCLSLLEHLFSLEGTSSGRMFSRLAARMKANTDRAADCYQAADIAPKSASAAKLYKPLWCISSAADTGEKWGDSARRHLADFKTVGIATGVLAEMGRSSLAKCSSVRDLQNGRGFIQGASRCEFGCPAGCLNVADFHRHWHALPSSD encoded by the exons ATGTgtgtgctctgctcctgcctccgcCTCTTcggggagctggaggtggcttCTCTGAGCCatggcctttcctccttcacctctgGGCCAGGCACAGATAGAAGGAAAGAGCCCAAGCTCAGTGCTTTTCATCTGACGCCAGACCCAACAGACAGCAGGGTGGCCTGCCTCAGAagctctgcctgtttcccagaAGGAGCACTGCCCAGAAGGGGCAGAAAAGCCTTCCTGTG GGTGGTTGCCGTGGAACTGCTAGAGGTCAACGTGAGGCAGTCCTTCTCTGCCATCCGTACGCTGATGGCCAGGGCCCTGGGCCTGCAGGACTGTGAACTGTGCAGTGACAGGCAGCGCATGCTGCAGACAAAGCTCCGAGGGACAATCGAAGAGAGCAGCTATTGCCTCCTCAATGACATTTTCCTCGTCGAG TTTCCCGTTTCGGACGAGGTTCGCGAGATGTGCGAAACTCAAAGAAAAACGGAATTGCACACGACTTTGGCAAAAGTGCTAGAGAAG accattggAGGAGAATTTGGCATATTTGTCATCGACAATGCCCATTTCATCGACTCTGCCTCCTGGAGTATCATGTCACCCGTGCTCCGAAACGTCTCCCTCTTCATGGTCGTGAGCTTAGCTCCGGGCTACGCAAGAACAGAGAGCTTTTGGAAAGCcgcagcaggcagcacaaggtCCCAGAAAATCACCTGTCTTCATCTGGACAAGCTGAAACCTTCAGCTGTGGTGCAGAAAGCCTGCCAGGACCTTGGAGTGGACACCATCTCCAGGGATCTAGCAAG GTTCCTGATCCAAAGGAGCTCGGGGATCCCATATTACTGCGAGGAGCTGCTGCGCTGCCTTCGTTGCAACAACATGCTCTTGTTCCGCACCCGGAGGCACGGTGAAAAAGTAGAGGACAACTGGGAGAGCCTGATCA TCGAGGCTTCACCCCTGGCAGCAACCTCGAGCTCGGGCGCGGGGAATGAGGGCAGGGTCTGCTTCATCAGACCAGATGCGAACCTGGAGAGCGCCGTGCTGCCTGCCACCTTGAAAG AGATTGTGCTGGCTCAGCTGGACCGGATcaagctgctgaagcagatggTTTTGAAGTTTGCAGCTGTCATCGGGCCAGTGTTTACCACCCAGCTGCTGTCACACATCCTTCCCGCTGGCATCAGGCACAAGATGAATTGCTTGTTGGACATGCTGGTGAGGGACAACATCCTTAAGTGGCTGAAAAACCCAGAGGTGCCAGAAGATGTCCAAGGTCCTCCCAAGGGGCCAgccacctctctgcaggcagagagcg gtgtGGGGCGTCCCTCTCCGAGCAAGAAGACCGTGGAGCGGCAGTCTGGCGTCCTGgccttctgtgttctgctgctgcgggaggcTGCCTATGAGCTGTGGCCCGAGAGTCAGCGGGTCGCCTTGCACCGCAAGTGTGCCGCTTTCCTGGAGCGGTACGCACAcaaatgcaagagctgcagccaaggGGACTTTGTTGCCTTCCACCGCTTCgccgtccccagcacccaggacgGAGGGAGCTGTCAGGCCCCTGCTGACCAGGACGACTCGCGCAGCTGGGAGGCCTTGGTGctcgcaggagaagagctgaagagggATAGGACCCACGCCGCTGAGGGTATGCT TGTGGCATGGCGGTTTCTGGCAAGGAGCGAACAGACAACTGAGCTGCCCAGCAAGACCGACGGGAAGCACAACGGCGCACGCTCATGTGAATGCAAAGCCATCGTGGAATCGGTGCTTGTGCCTTTGGCTCGCCACTACACGGCAATGGGCGATGCTGCCAGAGCCTTTTACTACCTTCTGGAGTGTGCGGCTGCCTACCTGCATGTCTCCAACAGCTACATG GCTCTCGTGAAGCTGAACGAAGCAGAGGTCCTGAGGAACTCGGTGGAGGAGAAAGCGAATGTGATAGCCCGCTTTGAAGAGGCCACCTTCTTCAGCCTCAAAGGGGAG gtcTGCTGTCATCTGGGACGCAtgaagctggcaaagaaaatgatCAGGGAGGCTTTGAGCCTGCTCAAAAGGCAGTTCCCCCGGACCTCCGTTGGAGCCTTTGTGGAGTCTCAGGCGGAAGAGTTGCAGTGTGCCGCTTATGTTGCCAGAAGAGCATCCTCCCTTCCGCAGGAGGCCCG gaagaagaggctagcctggctgctgcggcagagctgctgcctttccttacTGGAGCACCTCTTCAGCCTGGAAGGTACTTCCAGCGGACGGATGTTCTCCCGCCTGGCAGCGCGCATGAAGGCCAACACGGACAGGGCAGCGGACTGCTATCAGGCAGCAGA CATTGCCCCCAAGtcagcatctgcagcaaaactCTACAAACCATTATGGTGTATAAGCAGCGCtgcagacactggggaaaaatggggggaCTCGGCACGCAG GCACCTGGCAGACTTCAAAACTGTGGGCATAGCTACAGGTGTGCTGGCTGAGATGGGCAGGAGCTCACTGGCGAAATGCAGCTCAGTTAGGGACCTGCAGAATGGCAGGGGCTTCATTCAAGGAGCTTCCA